A section of the Piliocolobus tephrosceles isolate RC106 chromosome 14, ASM277652v3, whole genome shotgun sequence genome encodes:
- the LOC111528573 gene encoding nucleolar protein 8-like: MKVNRETKRLYVGGLSQNISEADLQNQFSRFGEVSDVEIITRKDDQGNPQKVFAYINISVAEADLKKCMSVLNKTKWKGGTLQIQLAKENFLHRLAQEREEAKVKKEKSTTGNTNLLEKIGGVDFHMKAVPGTEVPGHKNWVVSKFGRVLPILHLKNQHKRKVIKYDPSKYCHNLKKIGEDFTNTIPISSLTWELEGGNDPMSKKR, translated from the exons ATGAAAGTGAACAGAGAAACGAAGCGCCTTTACGTGGGTGGCCTTAGCCAGAACATTTCTGAGGCAGACCTGCAAAATCAGTTCAGCAGATTTGGAGAAGTTTCGGATGTGGAGATCATCACACGGAAGGATGACCAAG gaaaccCACAGAAAGTCTTTGCATATATCAACATCAGTGTAGCAGAAGCAGACCTGAAAAAAT GTATGtctgttttaaataaaacaaaatggaaaggtGGAACATTACAAATTCAACtagcaaaagaaaactttttgCACAG aTTGGCccaagagagagaggaagcaaaagttaagaaagaaaaatcaacaacagGTAACACCAACTTGTTAGAAAAGATAGGAGGAGTGGATTTCCATATGAAAGCTGTGCCAGGGACAGAAGTGCCAGGGCATAAG aattggGTTGTGAGCAAATTTGGAAGAGTCTTACCTATTCTTCACCTTAAAAATCAACATAAACGTAAA GTCATAAAATATGATCCCTCAAAATACTGCCACAACCTAAAGAAGATAGGGGAGGATTTCACAAACACCATTCCTATATCCAGCCTGACTTGGGAATTAGAAGGAGGGAATGACCCTATGAGTAAGAAACGGTGA